The region ATGCATGAGCAATCGCTGATTGCCAATCTGAACATCTCCCAAATCTGTCAAGAAAATGTGAAATGGAAGCACTTAGACCACTTATTCTCCAAGTGCTCTGGTAAAGCAGCGTAGAATGGTGATGGTTTTTGAACAGTCTCAGAAAAGGACGCAATCAAAAAGTGAAAATGGTAGTTGACAAATCTTAGCGCTTGGAGATTATTGCCCAATCTTGAACTAAGTCGATATCCGACCCTAACCTTCCAAAAAGGAGCTAACCATGAAGTTCATCGAAATACTCGCTCAGATCAAAGCCGTGCTGAACAATTTTGCCGGAGTGGGCATGTCCTTTGGCAAGCCGATGCAGGTCAACGATATCACCATCATTCCCGTTGCCAAGGTCAGTTTTGGCTTGGGCGGCGGTGGCGGAAGCACTCCTGTCAAAGACTCCCCAAAGAAAATAGATGCCGATTCCCCGGAAGCAGATGACAGTTCCGGCATGAACGAAGGCGGCGGTGGCGGTGGAGGGATCACCACTTCCCCAGTGGGTATCTATACCATCAAAGGCGACAAAGTGAAGTTTTATCCCGTGGTCGGCTTGAAGGAAGTTGGAATCTTCATAGGCGTTTTCTTCATGCTGTTTTTCCGCATGATGAAACTCTCAGCCAAGCTCAAGAAAGATAAAAAGAGGATAGGATAATTGCTCTGCATCATAAGTAAAAGCAACTTCGCTCCATTCAATATCGCGACCGAGGAGTTTATTCTCAAAAACTTGGATCAGGACGTCTTCCTGCTCTATCGAAACACACCCTCGATCATCGTCGGAAAGCACCAAAACACGCTCTCCGAGATCAATTATGACTACGTCAGGCAACACGCGATCCCCGTGGTGCGCAGAATGACCGGTGGCGGCACCGTCTTTCACGACATGGGCAACCTCAATTTCTGCTTCATCATGCAGGAAATCTCAAATGATGCCCGATCCTTTGAAAAATATACACTGCCGGTAATCTCCGCACTGAAATCACTGGGTATAGACGCCCGTCTGGAAGGACGCAACGACCTCACCATCAATGGCTTGAAGTTCTCCGGTAACGCCCGCGGCGTCTTTGGCGGCAAGGTGCTCCAACACGGCACGATCCTCTATTCTTCACAGATGGCGGATCTCTCAAGCGCCCTGCAGTTTAATCCATTGAAGTTCAAGGACAAAGCGGTCAAATCCATCCGCGCCAGGGTCACCAACGTTTGCGATCATCTGAGCGAACCCCTCGAACTGGATGCCTTTATCGCTTTGATCCACAACGAAGTGCGCAGTCTCTTTGCCGATGCGGTGGATCATGAATTTTCTTCAAAGGAGCTTGATGCCATCCAGGAATTGGTGGATAGCAAATATGATACCTGGGAATGGAATTACGGCAGCTCACCGAAGTTCAATCACCGTGGCGCGATACGCTGCACCGCAGGCACCATCGAAATCTATACCGAGATAGAGAAAGGGCGCATTGCAGACATCCGCGTCTTTGGCGATTTCTTTGGCACCCGCGATCCCAGCGAGTTCGAAGATGCGCTCAAAGGCACGCTCCACCGGGAAGACGAAGTGATCAAAGTGCTTGAAACAATGCCGCTTGACGAGATTTTCGGACTCGTCACCCCGCTGGAATTGAGCAAGGCATTATTTTAGTATTACCACAGAGAACTACAAGGCGCAGCCTCACCCATTCACTTGTTCACCCAAAAAATGGGTACCGGGTTTCAAACCCGGCACCCATTTAGTTTGAGAGGTCATGAACCGACGGGGACGTCGGTAAATCCATAATCAAGGTCTCGGTAGGCGCACACCCGCTTTAGCAAACGAGATAACTCATCGCACAAACAGGATTATGGACAGGTAGCGCTTTACTTTTTAGTGGAGTAATCAAGCTCTTCGAAGGCTTTGGTAGCCTTGAATTCGTTGTAAAGAGCTTCTTCGTTGCGAATGTTGTTATAGAGGTTCTTGCGAACTTCGGTCTTGGGGATTTTCATCTGGATATAGGTGGTGAAACGCGGTCCGCCATATTCGGTCACTTTTCGGGTTTCAGTGCGACCAGGGATGACGCCGGAAAACTTTGCCGAGGAAATTACTTTGACCACTTTCTCAGTGAGGGCGAGGATTTGGGGTTCAAACACGCCGGTTTCGCTTTCAAAGTTTTTGATCATGCCCTTGACTTCGGTTTCCACAAACTGGGCGGCTTCCAAAAGTGCGTTTGCCTTGGCTGCGTCCATAGACGCGGTTTGGCTCACCTTGGTAGCCATCCCGTAAGTGCAGACATAAGCTTCGTCCGCTTGGACGTTCCACCAGGGTGGGAAGTTCACCAGCTCGCCATCGGTTTTGACCTTGTTTTTGCCGCAACCCATAAATGCAAGTAGCATCAACACGGCGAGTAGCACCAACATCAGTTTCGTTGTTTTCATTCTTTCCTCCATTTCGGTTATCGAATGTTGCTTTCGTTTTCTATCCAACTGATTTTGTTCAGTGGAATAATCTGCTGATTTTTGTCAATCTTAAAAACAGCCCAGAGGTTGCCAAATTGTTCCGAAGGAATGCTAAAAGAGGCTTGAAGTTTCTCATCCCCATACACTTGGACGATCGCGCCGCTGCGAGAAAGATAATTGGAAGTGCGGTCAAGGCGGTTTGAAAAGTCATGCACATGGTAAGCATATTCTCCGGCGGCGGGCTTGTAGATCGTCAC is a window of Candidatus Cloacimonadaceae bacterium DNA encoding:
- a CDS encoding lipoate--protein ligase; protein product: MLCIISKSNFAPFNIATEEFILKNLDQDVFLLYRNTPSIIVGKHQNTLSEINYDYVRQHAIPVVRRMTGGGTVFHDMGNLNFCFIMQEISNDARSFEKYTLPVISALKSLGIDARLEGRNDLTINGLKFSGNARGVFGGKVLQHGTILYSSQMADLSSALQFNPLKFKDKAVKSIRARVTNVCDHLSEPLELDAFIALIHNEVRSLFADAVDHEFSSKELDAIQELVDSKYDTWEWNYGSSPKFNHRGAIRCTAGTIEIYTEIEKGRIADIRVFGDFFGTRDPSEFEDALKGTLHREDEVIKVLETMPLDEIFGLVTPLELSKALF
- a CDS encoding spore germination protein GerW family protein, giving the protein MKFIEILAQIKAVLNNFAGVGMSFGKPMQVNDITIIPVAKVSFGLGGGGGSTPVKDSPKKIDADSPEADDSSGMNEGGGGGGGITTSPVGIYTIKGDKVKFYPVVGLKEVGIFIGVFFMLFFRMMKLSAKLKKDKKRIG